In Acidobacteriota bacterium, one genomic interval encodes:
- a CDS encoding radical SAM/SPASM domain-containing protein → MKNLNYVEKKNIILPEGGHISFGKGWYEWEYEDIFPFRWMSKEANLFISIENLVKYKCLSFFLYSEFSDCSQHLSINLMNKTIASFALLHQWNYYSLSLPDDLKAFENQEKIEFALSLNKIFPRQYYPTDKRELGIRVARLELHNSEEKHAHFLFFHKNALLNIQETIEGKTEMSSYPLSLGIDLYGKCNIKPPCVYCLWDDMKKLEGKFSEIVIDLQTLKDYGNFFNCARNIVNCSIGEPFLHPKFEEILNHIDNQKKFLEISTNGLVFTNRTIEALLGKLIFLYVSLDAASKETYAKIRNDRFNSIIPQLYFLNQKRKKKENLPKIYMIFMPMKVNKDDLEDFFKLCRDIEADFLVLRPLNYLENPEIERDRGGYHFNYEDELLSWEELKEIFNKCSELSTKYGVKVLNQFYFGSILEPAQQNKQNSNSSFKSDSIVNIEEEKNLKENENEIENDLGHSKFPLCREPWQSYYILRRSILPCCHGSKPIAPMNSWAKAWNSPVLQEMRKYLREGRFSPYCRESLACPIVQRYCPPKIISTNLLTIKRYASLRFINRLFFRIPIKLYRFLRTKF, encoded by the coding sequence ATGAAAAATTTAAATTATGTTGAAAAGAAAAATATAATTCTCCCGGAAGGAGGGCACATTTCTTTTGGAAAGGGATGGTATGAATGGGAATATGAGGATATTTTTCCTTTTCGTTGGATGTCAAAAGAAGCAAATCTTTTCATTTCAATAGAAAACTTAGTTAAATATAAATGCCTTTCATTTTTCCTTTATTCAGAATTCAGCGATTGCAGCCAACATCTTTCTATTAATTTAATGAACAAAACGATTGCTTCTTTTGCACTTTTACATCAATGGAATTATTATAGTTTATCTTTGCCGGATGATTTAAAGGCTTTTGAAAATCAAGAAAAAATAGAATTCGCTCTTTCTTTAAATAAAATATTTCCTCGTCAGTATTATCCAACCGATAAAAGAGAACTGGGGATAAGGGTTGCACGTTTAGAACTTCATAATAGTGAAGAAAAACATGCTCATTTCCTTTTTTTCCATAAAAATGCATTATTAAATATTCAAGAGACTATCGAAGGAAAAACAGAAATGTCTTCTTACCCTCTTTCTTTAGGAATAGATCTTTATGGAAAATGTAATATAAAACCACCCTGTGTTTACTGCCTCTGGGATGATATGAAGAAATTAGAAGGCAAATTTTCTGAAATTGTTATAGATTTACAAACATTAAAAGATTATGGTAATTTTTTTAACTGCGCAAGAAATATAGTAAACTGTTCAATTGGTGAGCCTTTCCTTCATCCCAAATTTGAAGAAATTCTTAACCACATAGATAATCAAAAAAAATTTCTTGAAATTTCAACAAATGGCCTTGTCTTTACCAATAGAACAATCGAGGCCCTATTAGGAAAGTTGATTTTTCTTTATGTATCTCTTGATGCTGCGAGTAAAGAAACTTACGCTAAAATTAGAAATGACCGCTTTAATTCTATAATTCCACAGCTTTATTTCTTAAATCAAAAAAGAAAGAAAAAAGAGAATTTACCAAAAATCTATATGATTTTTATGCCTATGAAAGTTAATAAAGATGACCTGGAAGATTTCTTTAAGTTATGCAGGGATATAGAAGCTGATTTTTTAGTTCTTAGGCCACTCAACTATTTAGAAAATCCTGAAATAGAAAGGGATAGAGGAGGATATCATTTTAACTATGAAGATGAACTCCTCAGTTGGGAAGAACTAAAAGAAATATTCAATAAATGCAGTGAATTATCTACAAAATATGGTGTTAAAGTGCTTAATCAATTCTACTTTGGAAGTATTCTTGAACCTGCCCAACAAAATAAACAAAATTCTAATTCAAGCTTTAAATCTGACTCAATTGTAAACATTGAAGAGGAAAAAAATCTAAAAGAAAATGAAAATGAAATAGAAAATGATTTAGGTCATTCAAAATTTCCTCTTTGTCGAGAACCTTGGCAAAGTTATTATATTCTTCGTCGAAGTATCCTTCCCTGCTGTCATGGCTCTAAACCCATAGCTCCAATGAATAGTTGGGCTAAAGCCTGGAATTCTCCTGTATTACAAGAAATGAGGAAATACCTGAGAGAAGGTCGTTTCAGTCCTTATTGTCGTGAAAGCCTTGCCTGTCCAATAGTCCAAAGATACTGCCCACCAAAAATAATATCTACTAATTTACTAACAATAAAAAGATACGCTTCCTTGCGATTTATAAACAGGTTATTCTTTCGAATTCCTATTAAATTATATCGTTTTTTAAGGACAAAGTTTTAA